Proteins found in one Quercus robur chromosome 2, dhQueRobu3.1, whole genome shotgun sequence genomic segment:
- the LOC126713629 gene encoding microtubule-destabilizing protein 60-like isoform X2, protein MDLIGKNAGAVTPVKDPRGSRSKIQENHKPSENLNPNISHSSPVLKPTSSPVIKSAKAQKSVSKNPNPMPAYSPRNKIRDRKFVVAKKNLKKDNLGSRVECKCKEMVGGGNGNAKKCLCVAYENLRASQEEFFKNRSEEARKSDQLKGYDRAECELEEEIEKGLMLQDQNIDDDIKYEGKVEESDRSAVNESSDRDSQMGSSTIKRRRNKLLEEARSSVPESGSGRVQHLVKAFEKLLSIPSSKDSNDEKEAEENQKKAIKWALPGLQAPKVPETQVSSSSFSPSELFLTSENLGLDSRISVSSSWDSSQGRTSNGGRRSRRNSSESYTTMGGRRWKKKQLKVTSQKPFKLRTEQRGRHKEEEFMKKLQEIVVEEERQRIPIAQGLPWTTDEPECLIRPPVKEITRPIDLKLHSDLRAVERAEFDHQVAEKMSLIDQYKMERERQQKLAEEEEIRRLRKELVPKAQPMPYFDRPFIPRRSMKHPTVPREPNFHIPQHKKIKCCLSWDDISSYAYQL, encoded by the exons ATGGATTTGATCGGCAAGAACGCCGGAGCCGTGACCCCAGTGAAAGACCCACGTGGGTCTCGGTCCAAGATTCAAGAAAATCATAAGCCTTCTGAGAATTTGAACCCCAATATCTCTCATTCAAGCCCTGTTCTAAAACCCACGAGTTCCCCAGTAATCAAATCCGCAAAGGCGCAGAAATCGGTTTCAAAGAACCCTAATCCGATGCCAGCGTACTCACCCCGGAATAAGATCCGTGATCGAAAGTTTGTGGTGGCGAAGAAGAATCTAAAGAAAGATAATTTGGGGTCGAGGGTTGAGTGCAAGTGCAAAGAGATGGTTGGTGGTGGTAATGGTAATGCCAAGAAGTGTTTGTGTGTGGCCTATGAGAATTTGAGGGCGTCCCAGGAAGAGTTTTTCAAGAATCGAAGCGAAGAGGCCAGGAAATCCGACCAGTTGAAGGGTTACGATAGAGCTGAATGTGAACTTGAAGAGGAAATAGAGAAGGGTTTGATGCTACAAGACCAGAATATTGATGATGATAtcaagtatgaagggaaggtgGAGGAAAGTGATAGATCTGCGGTAAATGAGTCCTCAGATAGAGATAGTCAAATGGGTAGTTCAACAATTAAGAGAAGGAGGAACAAGTTGTTGGAAGAGGCAAGGAGTAGTGTGCCTGAATCTGGGTCTGGGAGAGTGCAGCATTTGGTGAAGGCCTTTGAGAAGCTTCTTTCAATACCTAGTTCAAAGGATTCCAATGATGAGAAGGAAGCAGAAGAGAACCAAAAGAAGGCAATAAAATGGGCTTTACCGGGATTGCAGGCTCCTAAGGTTCCAGAGACAcaggtttcttcttcttctttcagtCCATCAGAGTTGTTCTTGACATCGGAGAATCTTGGTCTGGATTCGAGGATTTCGGTTTCATCTTCATGGGATAGTAGCCAGGGAAG GACTTCTAATGGGGGTCGAAGGAGCCGAAGAAAT AGCTCTGAATCTTATACTACAATGGGTGGAAGGAGATGGAAGAAGAAGCAGCTCAAGGTTACCAGCCAAAAACCGTTCAAGCTACGGACAGAG CAAAGGGGAAGACATAAGGAAGAagaatttatgaaaaaattacaagaaatagTGGTAGAGGAGGAGAGGCAGCGGATTCCAATTGCACAAGGTCTCCCATGGACAACAGATGAACCAGAG TGCTTGATAAGACCTCCAGTGAAGGAGATTACAAGGCCTATAGACCTAAAGCTTCACAGTGATCTACGAGCAGTAGAACGTGCTGAGTTTGACCATCAG GTAGCAGAGAAGATGAGCCTGATTGATCAATACAAGatggaaagagagagacagcAGAAG TTGGCAGAAGAGGAAGAAATAAGAAGGTTGAGAAAGGAACTCGTTCCAAAAGCACAACCTATGCCCTATTTTGACAGGCCTTTCATTCCCAGAAG GTCAATGAAGCATCCAACTGTACCTAGAGAACCAAATTTCCACATACCTCAACATAAGAAGATCAAGTGCTGCCTGTCATGGGATGACATCAGTAGCTACGCTTACCAACTTTGA
- the LOC126713629 gene encoding microtubule-destabilizing protein 60-like isoform X1 codes for MDLIGKNAGAVTPVKDPRGSRSKIQENHKPSENLNPNISHSSPVLKPTSSPVIKSAKAQKSVSKNPNPMPAYSPRNKIRDRKFVVAKKNLKKDNLGSRVECKCKEMVGGGNGNAKKCLCVAYENLRASQEEFFKNRSEEARKSDQLKGYDRAECELEEEIEKGLMLQDQNIDDDIKYEGKVEESDRSAVNESSDRDSQMGSSTIKRRRNKLLEEARSSVPESGSGRVQHLVKAFEKLLSIPSSKDSNDEKEAEENQKKAIKWALPGLQAPKVPETQVSSSSFSPSELFLTSENLGLDSRISVSSSWDSSQGSISSRTSNGGRRSRRNSSESYTTMGGRRWKKKQLKVTSQKPFKLRTEQRGRHKEEEFMKKLQEIVVEEERQRIPIAQGLPWTTDEPECLIRPPVKEITRPIDLKLHSDLRAVERAEFDHQVAEKMSLIDQYKMERERQQKLAEEEEIRRLRKELVPKAQPMPYFDRPFIPRRSMKHPTVPREPNFHIPQHKKIKCCLSWDDISSYAYQL; via the exons ATGGATTTGATCGGCAAGAACGCCGGAGCCGTGACCCCAGTGAAAGACCCACGTGGGTCTCGGTCCAAGATTCAAGAAAATCATAAGCCTTCTGAGAATTTGAACCCCAATATCTCTCATTCAAGCCCTGTTCTAAAACCCACGAGTTCCCCAGTAATCAAATCCGCAAAGGCGCAGAAATCGGTTTCAAAGAACCCTAATCCGATGCCAGCGTACTCACCCCGGAATAAGATCCGTGATCGAAAGTTTGTGGTGGCGAAGAAGAATCTAAAGAAAGATAATTTGGGGTCGAGGGTTGAGTGCAAGTGCAAAGAGATGGTTGGTGGTGGTAATGGTAATGCCAAGAAGTGTTTGTGTGTGGCCTATGAGAATTTGAGGGCGTCCCAGGAAGAGTTTTTCAAGAATCGAAGCGAAGAGGCCAGGAAATCCGACCAGTTGAAGGGTTACGATAGAGCTGAATGTGAACTTGAAGAGGAAATAGAGAAGGGTTTGATGCTACAAGACCAGAATATTGATGATGATAtcaagtatgaagggaaggtgGAGGAAAGTGATAGATCTGCGGTAAATGAGTCCTCAGATAGAGATAGTCAAATGGGTAGTTCAACAATTAAGAGAAGGAGGAACAAGTTGTTGGAAGAGGCAAGGAGTAGTGTGCCTGAATCTGGGTCTGGGAGAGTGCAGCATTTGGTGAAGGCCTTTGAGAAGCTTCTTTCAATACCTAGTTCAAAGGATTCCAATGATGAGAAGGAAGCAGAAGAGAACCAAAAGAAGGCAATAAAATGGGCTTTACCGGGATTGCAGGCTCCTAAGGTTCCAGAGACAcaggtttcttcttcttctttcagtCCATCAGAGTTGTTCTTGACATCGGAGAATCTTGGTCTGGATTCGAGGATTTCGGTTTCATCTTCATGGGATAGTAGCCAGGGAAG TATTTCAAGCAGGACTTCTAATGGGGGTCGAAGGAGCCGAAGAAAT AGCTCTGAATCTTATACTACAATGGGTGGAAGGAGATGGAAGAAGAAGCAGCTCAAGGTTACCAGCCAAAAACCGTTCAAGCTACGGACAGAG CAAAGGGGAAGACATAAGGAAGAagaatttatgaaaaaattacaagaaatagTGGTAGAGGAGGAGAGGCAGCGGATTCCAATTGCACAAGGTCTCCCATGGACAACAGATGAACCAGAG TGCTTGATAAGACCTCCAGTGAAGGAGATTACAAGGCCTATAGACCTAAAGCTTCACAGTGATCTACGAGCAGTAGAACGTGCTGAGTTTGACCATCAG GTAGCAGAGAAGATGAGCCTGATTGATCAATACAAGatggaaagagagagacagcAGAAG TTGGCAGAAGAGGAAGAAATAAGAAGGTTGAGAAAGGAACTCGTTCCAAAAGCACAACCTATGCCCTATTTTGACAGGCCTTTCATTCCCAGAAG GTCAATGAAGCATCCAACTGTACCTAGAGAACCAAATTTCCACATACCTCAACATAAGAAGATCAAGTGCTGCCTGTCATGGGATGACATCAGTAGCTACGCTTACCAACTTTGA